The genomic window CATAAATGACTACCGAGCCCCCACCAACTTTCCTGCCACGTGGCAGCACACCGACAGTCCACAGGCctatatattatttataaattcatttcacgaaattattttttaatggctTAACTTTAAGGCAGGGAATAATTAATTAGCCGCCCCCGTTCCGAGAAAGGTGAAGCGGTTCGGATATAACCGGATCCAAACCAGATAACAAAGTCATCCATCCATCCAGCGTTTGTCTTCAGTCGGATATCGAAGTTTTAAGTCCAAATCCGGGTCCCAGTGGGGCTCCACTCGACTTTTTCATGCATCGACAGCTTTCATTATATCAAAAAGAGTTGTTCCGATCGACTTGCTTAAACCAAAGTGGTAGAAAGCTTCAAAACTCATGAGAGTTGGTGCCTTTTTATAACCAAACTTCTCTTGTACCATGAACCAAAGaaacattgaaaagaaaaaagatttcagATATACAAAATATATCGCTATTATTATTctaaaaaagaagttgtttgtGGCACTTAATTACGTGTTGACTCTCAAATTGCATGAGGTTAAAGTACgatctctgtttttctttctttctttttaatgtaaTCTTGATCGGAAGAAGGTGACTAAGAAAGCATGGGATCAGTATGGATCCACGGAATTGATgtcaaagataaaaatatatatatatataaatgaatcaGATGCACCGCCGCATATTACTCACCGCTCCCCATTAACCAAATTCAACATTTATTGCCACCTCCGGCCGCCCACCAGTTACACTAAAATTATGAGCCTATCCATTggtgatttggatccaaattcaacgtccaattgaattcaaatctgttTAATATAATATGCATCCGGCTgcttataaaataaattatatgaagggaaaaaaataaagaaaaaagctgaaaatcaaATTCTTGAAGAATTTAATGGTAAGTTCCAATTATTGAGAATGGGGGGTTAAAGTTAAGGAGTAGGTAAAATGGAAGGATCGGCGATGGTTGCGTAGCGGCTGTCGCTAAACCAAGGCCACTCGCACCTTCTCCCCCACTTTCCGTTACATAttcccttcttccccctttctcctctctcctctccttccctcttcgTCACTCAACTGAGCAGcagtgagagggagaggtggtTTCCTGACTTCCCCTGCGGTTTTCCGACATACCATCGTGAAGTTTTTTGGTTGGGAGCGGATAAATCTTCAGATATGAACGATCGCGTTTATCCGGCGTCCAGACCGGCGGGGGCGGCGCCGGCGGGGGGAGCGGCTGGGGCCGGTGGGACTGGCGGGCCGACCTACATGAAGTCCCAACTTTACAGCGCTAATCGGCCTGCGTACCGTCCTCAGCCCAAGCGGCGGCGGTCGAAGAGGCGGTGCTGCTGCCTCTGCTTCATCTGGACCTGCATCGTCGTGCTTTTCCTTATCCTGGCGGCCGCGGTGGCCGCCGCTGTCTGCTGGGTGCTCTTCCGGCCTCAGCGGCCCGTGTTTACGGTGTCGGCGCTCCAGATCTCGAAGCTCAACGTCACGGGGGGGTCGACGGTGGACTCCCTTGTTTCCATCTCGCTCGACGCGAAGAACCCGAACAAGAAGGTCGAGTTTTTCTATGACGACATCTCCGTGACGGCCGACTCTGGGGGCGTGTCGCTCGGGTCCGGGTCGGTCCCTGGCTTCCAGCACGCGGCGAAGAACACGACGATGGTGTCGGCGACCCTGTCCGCGAAGGGCGAGAAGGTGGACTCCGACGGAGCGAAGGCGCTGGCGGCGGATCTGAAGAAGAACAGCGTGCCGCTGTCGATCGAGTTGGACACGAAGGTTCGGGCGAAGATGGGGGCGCTGCGGAGCTGGAGGTTGGGAATCAAGGTTTCCTGCGACGGCTTCTCCGTCGCCGTCGTCAAGAAGAAGGGCGCGGCTCCGCCTTCCCTCTCCGACGGCAAATGCGCCATTAAAATCCGGGTCAAGATTCTCAGATGGGAGTTTTGATAGTTTTAAGGGTCCTTTCCTTCTGCTCTCCTCTACCCACCTTCAATTTTATTGACATGGCGGTTTGTGaattcttgcttttctttcttttctctttaaatcTTCAGTCAGTCGATTGTtcgaaaagaagaaaaaaaaaacagctttctttttcattttgaaatatgGATTGTTATATGGTGTATGTGAAATCGTTGAAGTGAGTTAGGCTTAGCACAATTGGATATATTTATGGAATATATGTGTAATTTTCTGGTTTAAAGTTATAACGATTGCTTGCTCCTTCCATCTtcgtcctctttcttcttcatctggCCTCAGAATTAGTGACTGAGAAGCTGAGAACTCGACGCCCATCTGGTCCATGGCTGCCTCTTCAAGCTCTTGAAGAAGGCATTGAAGAGCTTGCTGTTCACTGCAATTACCTCGATGAATTGATGCAGATGTTAATGCCAATTGATGCATTATAAAATTTGGACACTATTGGTTGCCATTTTAACTGTGGAAGGTGGACTAATCTTTGGTCCTATGCAATTGGCAACTTTCTAGTCAACTTTCCCCACTGTAGCCATGAATTCAGGAAGGTCGAagctgtttcattttttttttcttgggagGGACTCCATCTCCATTCTGTGCTTCAGTTTTGTTGCTCGAATTTCCTGAGATTTCAGATAATTTCAATCAATATTATTTCTAAAAGTACCATCAAATTCGTATCGTTGAAAAAGGGAAAGGATCCGAAGCTTTCCCTAAACGAAGATGTGGGCATCCCATGTAAAACAGCTCATCTTTGTCTCACATGCCTCATGGTTGTCTCCTCCCTTGACTTGCTCTCTCACGCACAACTGGCAGCCTAGCTCTTCGTGTCTATAGATGTACAATAATGATAGAGTGCTGTCATTCCTAAAAGagattattttttcattaataacaTGGTTTTTTTATTCATCTAACTTTATAAATGGGGTcgacatatatatatctcttaGTGGAAAAATAAATTCTTGATCATATATTTCTACCCTAGATATGGTAtgttattatattaaaaatttgatgtCACAGTCCGGTTTCGAGTTCTTGGTTTACTCGTTTCCTAACAGTTTTATCTCTTAAAAATCAATAAACTATATGTGATCACTTTCTAGTTCTTGGTTTACCTGTTTCCTAACAGTTTTAGGAGGAAACAGTTTTAGCTCCTAAGAATCAACAAACTATATCTGATCACTATATTACATACGGCGTGTTTGCGTCAAATCAAACATCACTATATTACATATGGCGTGTTTGCGTCGAATCGAACAGACCCATATTTGTTAcatgttgaacagggttcagaTGCTAGCGttttagtaagaggatctgcaaccaGTACTGAATCCATAACAGATGATTCTCTGTCCTCTCTTTAACAACAAAGTACTTTAATTCCATATACTTACATGAATATAAATTTCAATTAATCCAGCATGTGAATGCAACTTCCAATCATGCAGGAGAAaaatatgtgtacataccattCTGATAAATCTAGCACTTAGGAGCCTGGCTCACATTCATGTTATAAtgcaaagaaaaatgatttggAAATCATGCCCTTGAATCTTTTGATAAATATTCTGATCAAGAAAATGGTAACTtctgcttaaaaaaaaaaaatggattcaaaatatGTTCTTAAGAAACGATCCACAGCAAACACATCTGCAGTTGCAGGAGCATATATAATTGCCATGTGAGCGCCGTAAATTCAGATGCATCTTAGATCAAGGACTTTCTCAGTGAATCCAAACATGGATGTACATTAAGCACATATCGGTAAGGATTATGATTCGGTAACAGTccttttttccaaaacaaaattatGAAAGCTTCATGAACTGACataatttgtttgtttgtttctaATGGGCCTTTAAGTTTTCTTGCACATGTGATGATGTGACTGAAAGCTTGTTTGTTTGTTAAACAAAGAATACAACATGCATCTAAAGGAATCATTTAATGCTCCAATTATTTGAATGAATGCTTGCAAGTGGGGTTTAAGGCACACCATCCACTTTCTTAGCAGGAATCAATACAGTTGTATGGGtatccagatccaaaacatttcatgctacatgttactagaaaaaaattgcatgctAAATTTATCTCGAAGCAGACTAAGTCGGAGAATGTATCCCACCAACTGTACACAATCCATCCTATTGGATCCAGTCCAGTCTGTATTTATCCACGTTGGTTTACTAAATCAATGCATATTCTTAAGAAggaatttggtaagaaaaatattatgttctTAAAACACAGGTTTTACAATGCATGTTTCAAAatcatgcaatatttttttttgcataacaGAACGTTTTTTCTAAACATGTGTATTAAgtttcatagtcacaaataatgtttcggagttttaaacgtgAGTTTTTCCTCAgatataatacggcgagcttgaaaaaagtgtgataaatttttaaaaattctaaaaaactaaaaataaaagaaataagtgagaaactaataacagagacatcaaaagataagtagatttgcaacaaataaaaaataaaaaacaaaaaaaaaactttttgtcattaaaaaactaaaaagaatgaaaaaagtggaaaaaattgggaaaagcacgttatttttttttgtttttaacgttttttttcaaaaaatacgcgttgttttaaagttttaaatagttatttaatttatcatgtttttttttttacgtttgtttcaaaaaaaacacGTTATCTGTGACTATGCTTATTCTAACCACTAAAGTTAAGCCGAAAATTTGGACGGCCAACACTGCATGtaaattgaaaagagaaaaaaaaaaacttgggacTTCGAGACTTAGGTAGTTTTACGATGTATGTTTCAACTTCAATCTCTTACATGACAGAAAAGTAGTACTCATAAGAGTCAAATTAAAAACATTCCCAATAATAGATTAGGGAGAGCTGACTAGCTATCCAGATCATCCGGCTTTTAAgaaccatttattttttctttgaaaaaggtAGTTGAATAATCTCATCATGAAATAATGATGAGAAATGGAAGATGGTCCAAAACCACTGTCCATGACGTAGACAAAGTAGTCAAATTCTAATGGAAAAATTACTAGTGATGCTGGAAGGGGTCGCATTGACGTCTAAAACTGGGCGTTTGGTAGGCGGTTAAAATTTTTCTGGGCGTAGACTTCTCTATAAAAGAATTCAACCAATCACACTTAAAATCATTAAAGAAACTTCAACTGCCGCGCATCATGAATGAAATATTTCTACCATGCATATTGGGAGTGTGTAAAAGGAGAAAGTTTTggacagaaaagaaaagttgagaTGTAATTAATGGTCCGGATCATGATCAGGCCTGCGAAATTAGTGGGCTTTAGCCGAATTCGGGTCTACGTATGATTCTGGTGTCGTCCTTTCCGGATCCATGTTTGTTGTACAAGACAATTAATCGGTTTTTGATTGGGACATTATTGACATTGAAAGACAGAAGCTCCGCATTAGATACTTAAACCTTCAAGTGAGAAAATTAAGCACGTGGTTTGGACCTAAGTTTCTTcgactcttttattttattgccGCACCTGAGTCGCATCAAGTCGGGTGCGTACCGGATATGGGTGCGGCTTCAACTTACACTCGAGACtagttaaaatgtcatattactaaattactaatATAACAtatgttgttatgatatttttctatgcaatacgattgaattattcaagtatgttatatacattaataactacattgcaataataatatatacatgattattatgttatatatataataaattaaaataataataataataaaataccctcgccgcacctaaattttttgagatgtgccgctcTGACACTCGgaccccgcactcaggtgacataggttTGGGCATTATATTggttttatttataattttgaaaatcaaggCCTtgaatttttgatatatatattgtgataaagAAAACGATGACTTCTGCATAGAAAACATGGTTTCAAGTATTTATTCTTGTGCAGCGACCACTAAAATGTGGTTTCTAATGGGCCTCTAAGCTTTCTTTCACATGTGTTGTTGATGTGATTGAATCCAAACGAATCTGGATCAATACACAAGGCATCTGCAGGAATCTTTTTATCCTCCAATTATTTGAATGAATGCTTTCTACACGAATCTGGATCTGGCACCTGTGTGTTACATTCACCATCATTTTTGGACATTCGGATCCAAAAAAAGCTTTATGACACTATAACTCTATGGGTCATGTGTTCCACCAGAAGAAAAACTTTTCACCAATTCAGTAAAAACTTATCCCCAAGAGATTGGTGCAACGAGGTAGGGGCAGTTACGTGGCCAGGCTCCGTTTCCACCGAACGTGGAATCAACCCTTTGAGATGTAAAAGGAAGAACACCGATATGTAAGTTGACATAGTCATAGTCACGAATAACTtatcagagttttaaacggtagggtttttctcgggtataatacgacgaacttgaaaaaaacaaaaaaaaaagaaaaaatatggtaaatttttaaaaactaaaaattaaggaaaataaaataaatgagaaactaataacacaaacatgaaaagaaagtagatttgcaacaaacaaaaaataggaaatgaaaaaaaaaaactatttggcattaagaatttgaaaaaatgaaaaaagtgcaaaacagtgaaaaaaatgcgaaaaatgCATTAAAACGCATTTTTTCGTTTGTAAcgttatttttcaaaaaaatgtttttttttagttttaaatggcaatttaatttattgtgttttttcacattttttcgaaaaaaaaaacacgttttataTAACTATGCTTGAAACATCGCAAAGACATCACCTCGAGGCACCAAAGCAGCTTTAGACTCTTAGGGATTGAGGAGGGTTTCGGCATTCACTCGAGCAGCAAGAATAGCCAGCTCCCCCCTTGAAAACTTTAGCATAAGCCCGACTGCGTCCAAGAATGTGCAGGACCAACTGAGTTCCGACCTCTTTGGGACTGATGCTATGCTCAGATGTTCCAAGATGATCTCCCAAGATCTGAGGAGTgagcttcctcctccctctcctgGTCAGGACTTTGGATCTGAGGTTTTTACTGCTTaatctggatttgaaatccatatgtCTCCTAAATTGGGTCCGACAAAGTGTCAGATTTGAGATATCTACTAAATCCATGTCTACCCCTGGGGTCATATGGTGCATTGGCACAACGATGACACCTGTGTATCCTTCAACTTAAATAACACTCCATCATCttgagggttttttttttttatttgtctttaatccaaccattttttttaattgtctcTAATCTAACCAACTATGCTGTGCCCTCAAAATATACAACTTAATTTCAATGTAGAGGCGTGAACGtcaatatatagttaacaaacaTATACATtcattgtttatatataaaatataaataaaagcaTAAGAATGAgtaaaaaaataccaaacaaCATTTTCTTGTATGGTACAGTGTCCTTTCAAGAGAGTCAGCGTGAGATAAGCAATATCAAATCAAAGATGCTTGGGTCACGATCTTAACTCAGCGGccaaattaacttttttttaaaaagttatgaACTTGCGtgcaaaaaaaatcagttttataATAATCATGCCACTAAAAATTTCTGTGCATGAGAAACAGGTTTTCAATTTATGTCGTACATATAAACAAAGTCTTCTATATTTAAAGCAAGTTCAGATGCATAAATTTTATGCATTATAAATTAATCACTTATTCAAACAGAAGACTCGTCccatatattttaaatgtaaaaaggCAGCACAAGGCGTTGAATGAAATGAGGCAAAGAACTCATAATTTGAACACTCGCAGCATTTCCACCACACTTCTTCAGTATGTTCTAACAATGCAAGATACGATCTTCACATTGCATTTGCAGGGTGTGTTTGAGAACTGAGAAAAGTTTCATCTTGCATCCTTTGAAATGTCATCATCCGATGGAATTTTTCAGTTGCAGCCCATTAATATCAACTATGATGTGTTTGCTTTCACATTGAAGGAAAttgggaattttttttatgtgattcATAACTATCATCAATCATTGGATGAGTAGGAAGAATATTTTATCATACcatctaaaaaaataaatggtattactaacaaaataataataaatacagTGCATGACATGAACAAACCCATTTATTGTGGCCAGcagtttcaaaataagaacaccaaattttgaaaaccagaTCCCAGCCGTTCAGATCACTATCTTTGGGGGAAGACCTTCTAAGCTTGTGATTGTCGATCACGAGCGTGGTAAAAAAAATCACGGCTCTGATTTCTCAGCCTGTGATTTTCCATCCCACGACAGCAGAAGATGAGAATGACTTGTCTCGGTAGCCTTTGGTAGTTCGTTAGAATTTTTTCGATGAATATTTGCAGTACTGCTCCTGCTTATTCAAcgttaaaaaatattaaaggaCAAACGCATGTGCACATGCATATCGAATCTTTACGACGTTCCTCTTAAATGACCCATTCTTTTCTTAGTTTAGATTTCTTCTCACTACAGCATGATAGAATCATTATGTGGGCGGGCTTCTATATGTCTATAACAATTTCGGAAATTATGTgctgaagaaaaatattcattaaatgATCAATTAAGTTGAATATTTAACCAATTATGTGCTGATAACAACCAGAGTTTTTGGTTTGCACGCAAAAGTTATGACTTGTTTGATATAATGTTTGAAACGAATTGATTTGGTGTTTGGTAATGGCTTCTTTTCAGGTAAGGCTGGGTGTCGGGCCGgtaagttaaaattttttttttttttttttgttttaataatatttttgtattcttaataaatatattttatattaaaaaaatgttattttataattaaaaaatatttttttaatttaaatgacCCGTTGCGGGCCTGGCCCGACCGAAACGAGACCCAGACCGGCACGATACCCACCCTTATTATCAGGGCATTCGATCCCACCAACTGGTAGGCTGGGCTCTAGTCCAgtctcctttctcttttccccaACAAAAAAGCTTCATCTTGCATAACCTACTATGATATCAAAATGAAGCATCATTTTCCTGTGTGTAAGCAAAGGAAGCAAACCACTAGAGCTCTATGCCCAAGAAATAAGTACGAGCTATCAAATTATCCTCATTGGCAGCATTAATTcgttagagatgtcaataaatctgaTTTAACTATGATACTGGactaagaaaaaattaacatttgattaagaaacTGGGTCGGATCTGGAGTTAGACCCTGTTTGATGGCAGATAAAATATTGGAATGGTAAATTcaccacagaaaaaaaaaaatccatggtaAAAAGTCAAACCACAGAGGGTCTAACTTTTTTGGAGGGTAAAATTGCCATGATCTATCTATTTCAGCATGTTAATTTTTCTTGTGGGTGATTTAAAAGTGAAAAGTCATATAAAAACGGCAAGTTTCCCTCTATGCACAGTAAAATCCATATGCATCAAACGGGGCTTTAAACGGGGCTTTAAGAAATGACgtttgattggatttggatttaagtacaaataaatatccaattaaattcagattcaatgCGATCGGTCTtagctttaaataaatatcataacaTCCAATgtcatacattttgaaagtcagtaCTTGACATACATAACGCGGTTGGAATTTGAGCTggatatgaatttaaaaaatcaggATTCATATTGtgaattcggattcggatatgacgtGTGCTTTTCTTCATTGCATTTGAATTTGCATTGAAATATGAATATCCGGAAAAATAGATATGAATATCCGGAAAAATAGATATgtctgattcaaatctaatccaTAGACATTCCTGGAGTTCACAAGTCTTTCTCTTAAACAGGCCACTCCTCTCATAAAGGATGACTTAAGAGCAAGGAAGAAAGTAAAGTAGCAGAGGACGCCACTACCCATCGCAAAACCAAACACAAGTGGAGGAACTAGTGGTAAGTGAGAAACCATGGAAATTATTGCACATTCAAGTCTTAATTCCTATCGCTTTGCATTGTGTTtctctttaaatattttttctttctatttcttttcgcTTGAAACTTTGGTATGAGGGGTTGAGTGGGTGCTTCAGCTCCCTATTTGATCAGCAGAATCCTTTCAAGAGGGCGGCCTCTTTGATTTTAGTTTGGAGGGTTCCTCATCATCAAACAGaccaagaaaaacaagaaaaagcccATGATAAAAGattaaagaaatacatattattGAGGGGAAGTCTTCAATATCAAGAAGAACAAGAGAATGAGCCAAAGATTTCGTTAATGGAAACCCCTGCCACTAAACGTTCGCTGGCAAAACGACGCAGAGTTGGTGAAGGCAGCAGTAATAAGAAGTAGAAAACTGACACTGTCgtttaaataaataattcgCAACGAACACGGAGTCATCTGTATCGACACCCCGTTTACATCCCACCATCGTCGCCCACCAATGCAAACTCGTAAATCTGACTACACAAAAAGTAATCGCCACCTTCAATACGTAAATCGttacaaagtcataaaaaatTGGCCAACCTTTTGGTGCAGATTGTTTATTAAGTCTCTTGTATTGGAATTTGCAGCCACTTTCCTTCAATTTTTAGCAAACTGCAAAGAAAACTTCGACATGTTCATATTATACCACGAAAGAGATTGTTAGATAGATATATAAACCATAGtgatataaatatatgtatagttGAACATAGGCAACCCAATGGTGTGTGTACATAGGAAAACTAAGTAGCTACCGGCCCCTTATATACTAAACTTAATGCCTGCAATTATCTGAGTCAATTAGATGGTAGACATTGAGTTGAAAATATGTAAGCCaggttatttttcaaaaaaaaaatacataaatcaGTTTCCGTTAATGAAATCACTTGCTTTACCTTCGTTTTCACATTATCAACTTAATCTTCACTCTCATCTGCTTAACATCAATTACTTAAATGATTCCTATTAAGTATAGCATATAAAGGTTTGATAACTACatgttttcctctctctctctctctctcaatatatatatatatatatatattccttttccttttttttaaagagagaaaattgcTGAAAATGATGAAGAGATTCATACGAGACAGCACGTGAGGGGAAGTCTTCTTTGCTTTGGAGCGGCATTCATATTATGCTTCAGACAGAAGCACCAAGAAGAAGGACGCACGCTCCTTCCTCCCCAGTCTCCCTACAGTTGATAGCTTCCCATCACGGGGCGAAAGCCTTTTCTCCTCTCTGTCGTCGTCCCCTTGGAGCCTTTTCCACCAAAGTCCACGACTCCAAGGTAcccatttcctctcttttccCATTCTGCTTTCGTTGCCTTTTCGAGTCCTTTCTCTTTCAACTGTTTCTTCGCTTCTTTACTTCCAAGACGTTTGGTTTCACCTCTCTCCTTTTTTTACAACCGTGAGGTCGACGTTGGCAGATCACAGATTTATCCCCGGTAGTGCCGTTGCTCAGTTTACGGAAGATTTATTTTATCAGTTGGAAGCGGAGAGGTCAATGGCGAAAAGATAAGAGCGCAGGAGTTGTTGTCTGTTTGAAGTATTAGGGCGAGGAATCCCTCGATGGTGCCAAGAAATTGACGGGTTTGTCTTCTGATGGTTGAAGGCTTGCCCAGCAGACAACAGCAAAATGTCAAAGATCTCAGTGCTCAGTAGAGAGCAGAGAGGGTTCCCGCTCCACTGGCCCCATTTGTCCACAAGAAACAAAACAGAAGATGACACACAGtgccataatatatatatatatataaatccaCCGACTATGTGCTTCATTGTTTTT from Nymphaea colorata isolate Beijing-Zhang1983 chromosome 6, ASM883128v2, whole genome shotgun sequence includes these protein-coding regions:
- the LOC116255377 gene encoding NDR1/HIN1-like protein 13 is translated as MNDRVYPASRPAGAAPAGGAAGAGGTGGPTYMKSQLYSANRPAYRPQPKRRRSKRRCCCLCFIWTCIVVLFLILAAAVAAAVCWVLFRPQRPVFTVSALQISKLNVTGGSTVDSLVSISLDAKNPNKKVEFFYDDISVTADSGGVSLGSGSVPGFQHAAKNTTMVSATLSAKGEKVDSDGAKALAADLKKNSVPLSIELDTKVRAKMGALRSWRLGIKVSCDGFSVAVVKKKGAAPPSLSDGKCAIKIRVKILRWEF